The following proteins are co-located in the Silene latifolia isolate original U9 population chromosome 1, ASM4854445v1, whole genome shotgun sequence genome:
- the LOC141616996 gene encoding subtilisin-like protease SBT4.4 has translation MGFPEPTPERLNAESDIIIGVIDSGIWPESPSFNDDGLSPVPKKWKGGCDGEKNFTCNKKIIGARGYSGSARDIGGHGTHTASTAAGRKVEGASFYGIANGTARGGVPSARIAVYRVCGPGGCQGHDVLAAFDDSIADGVDLITISLGGPTPGFSEDSIAIGAFHAMAKGVLTVHSAGNNGDEKSTIESLAPWLFSVAASTTDRRIITNVTLGNGKTFTGNSVNAFELKEDKYPLLYGKGVTSECDEVDAKSCLENCLDKRLVKGKILVCDDNTAFAAVLRAGALGSLSVTRFDNVSFIFPLPAATLNVSDFKALESYLNSTKSPEGNILKSETINDTYAPFVAKFSSRGPNSIASDILKPDISAPGVDILAAYSPEASVSDTEEDKRSVKYSVMSGTSMACPHVAGAAAYVKSVHPDWSPAAIKSALMTTATPMSPSKNPEAEFAYGSGHLNPVKATNPGIVYDATVKDYIAFLCKLGYEPTEIGLITGNKSISCPEEIGPSPKDVNYPSMAALVDADKPFNLKFSRTVTNVGNSSSTYKAKVISGSNIQVGVKPDTLSFKSLKESKSFDIVVTGKGIPSSSLATASLIWSDGIHTVRSPIVVYTL, from the exons ATGGGATTTCCTGAACCAACTCCGGAGCGTCTAAATGCTGAAAGCGACATTATAATTGGTGTTATCGACTCCGGAATCTGGCCGGAGTCTCCTAGCTTTAATGATGATGGCTTAAGTCCTGTTCCTAAGAAATGGAAAGGTGGATGTGATGGCGAAAAAAACTTTACTTGCAACAA AAAAATAATTGGAGCAAGGGGATATTCGGGATCTGCAAGGGATATCGGAGGCCATGGGACCCACACAGCCTCAACAGCAGCAGGGCGCAAAGTAGAAGGCGCAAGCTTTTATGGCATAGCCAATGGAACAGCAAGAGGAGGGGTGCCTTCTGCTAGGATAGCAGTGTACAGAGTTTGTGGTCCCGGTGGGTGCCAAGGTCATGATGTTCTGGCAGCTTTTGATGATTCAATTGCTGATGGAGTCGACTTGATTACAATTTCTCTTGGAGGTCCGACACCTGGTTTTAGTGAAGATAGTATTGCAATTGGTGCATTCCACGCCATGGCAAAAGGAGTACTGACCGTACATTCTGCTGGAAATAACGGAGATGAGAAATCAACTATAGAAAGTTTAGCTCCCTGGCTTTTCTCTGTTGCAGCTAGTACTACAGATCGGCGTATCATTACCAATGTTACCCTTGGCAATGGAAAGACCTTCACT GGAAATTCTGTTAACGCATTTGAATTGAAAGAAGACAAGTACCCTTTGTTATATGGGAAAGGCGTGACAAGTGAGTGCGATGAGGTTGATGCAAA GAGCTGTTTGGAAAACTGTCTGGATAAAAGGCTAGTGAAAGGAAAGATACTCGTTTGTGATGATAACACCGCATTTGCAGCAGTTTTAAGGGCTGGTGCTCTAGGGTCGCTGTCAGTGACTCGTTTTGACAACGtctcttttatttttcctcttcCAGCTGCAACACTAAACGTTTCTGACTTCAAAGCTCTCGAATCCTACCTTAACTCAACAAA ATCTCCTGAGGGCAATATCCTCAAAAGTGAAACCATTAATGACACATATGCTCCTTTTGTTGCTAAGTTTTCGTCGCGAGGTCCTAACTCAATCGCATCAGATATCCTCAAG CCGGATATTAGTGCACCTGGAGTCGACATTTTGGCAGCATACTCACCAGAAGCTTCTGTGTCAGACACAGAGGAGGATAAGAGATCAGTAAAATACAGTGTTATGTCAGGAACATCCATGGCTTGCCCTCATGTAGCTGGTGCAGCTGCGTATGTTAAATCAGTGCATCCTGATTGGTCCCCTGCCGCTATTAAGTCCGCCCTCATGACTACAG CTACCCCTATGAGCCCTTCAAAGAACCCAGAAGCTGAATTTGCCTACGGATCAGGACATCTCAACCCTGTTAAGGCTACAAACCCTGGGATTGTGTATGACGCTACTGTAAAGGACTACATTGCATTTTTATGCAAGTTAGGCTACGAACCAACGGAGATCGGTCTAATCACAGGCAACAAAAGCATTTCCTGCCCGGAAGAAATTGGTCCATCCCCGAAAGATGTTAACTATCCTTCTATGGCAGCCTTAGTAGATGCTGATAAACCTTTCAACTTGAAGTTCAGCAGAACTGTCACGAATGTCGGAAATTCTAGCTCAACTTACAAGGCTAAAGTTATATCGGGTTCAAATATTCAGGTCGGAGTAAAGCCGGATACTTTGTCGTTCAAGTCATTGAAAGAGAGTAAATCTTTCGACATTGTCGTTACTGGCAAGGGAATTCCGTCTTCATCATTAGCCACAGCTTCCTTAATTTGGTCCGACGGAATTCATACTGTTAGGAGTCCAATTGTTGTGTACACACTCTAG